A region of Malaciobacter marinus DNA encodes the following proteins:
- the glyQ gene encoding glycine--tRNA ligase subunit alpha, with amino-acid sequence MTTFSQILLKLQEFWANQGCNIVQPYDIPAGAGTFHPATILRSLDSTPWSTAYVAPSRRPTDGRYGENPNRLGAYYQFQVLIKPSPDNIQDLYLQSLEYLGLDTSKHDIRFVEDNWESPTLGAWGLGWEVWLDGMEVTQFTYFQQVGGLACDPVAVEITYGTERLAMYLQGVDSVFDIVWNENKYGTTTYADVHKESEYEFSKYNFEVADTSMLFRHFDDAFNECKSCLEAKLPLPAYDQCMMASHAFNTLDARKAISVTERQNYILKVRELAQGCAVLYKEQEEERTKRVGS; translated from the coding sequence ATGACTACTTTTTCACAGATATTATTAAAATTACAAGAGTTTTGGGCAAATCAAGGTTGCAATATTGTTCAACCTTACGATATTCCAGCAGGTGCAGGTACTTTCCATCCTGCAACAATACTTAGAAGTTTAGATTCAACTCCTTGGAGTACAGCATATGTTGCACCAAGTAGAAGACCTACTGATGGAAGATATGGAGAGAATCCAAACAGATTGGGTGCATATTATCAGTTTCAAGTATTGATTAAACCAAGTCCAGATAATATTCAAGATTTATATTTACAATCATTAGAGTATTTAGGACTTGATACTTCAAAACATGATATAAGATTTGTAGAAGATAACTGGGAATCTCCAACGCTTGGAGCATGGGGACTTGGTTGGGAAGTTTGGCTTGATGGTATGGAAGTTACACAATTTACATATTTCCAACAAGTTGGTGGTTTAGCTTGTGACCCTGTTGCTGTTGAGATTACTTATGGGACAGAAAGATTAGCTATGTATTTACAAGGTGTTGATTCTGTATTTGATATTGTTTGGAATGAGAATAAATATGGAACAACTACTTATGCAGATGTTCATAAAGAGAGTGAATATGAGTTTTCTAAATATAATTTTGAAGTAGCAGATACTTCTATGTTATTTAGACATTTTGATGATGCTTTTAATGAGTGTAAATCTTGTCTTGAAGCAAAGCTTCCTTTACCTGCATATGACCAATGTATGATGGCTTCTCACGCATTTAATACACTTGATGCAAGAAAAGCAATTTCAGTTACAGAAAGACAAAATTATATTTTAAAAGTAAGAGAGCTAGCTCAAGGTTGTGCTGTTTTATATAAAGAACAAGAAGAAGAACGAACAAAAAGAGTTGGAAGCTAA
- a CDS encoding Nif3-like dinuclear metal center hexameric protein: MKILDIYNILDEISPFSLQEKWDNSGLLVGNFEDKIKKIYVSIDLDEDFLNEVEENSLIITHHPLIFAPLKKINYDNYCTKLLKILIQKNIALISMHTNIDKTHLNMYVAKDILKLDIIEKEDINDFIIYANVNKDFDEFAKEITSKLGIEFTNVVKCNERVEKVGIVTGAGMSLLSEVKADCFLTGDIKYHDAMDAKSRNISLIDIRHYESEKYFNELLVGVLEKNLKKNELKAIISASKNPFKFCIQGETVE; this comes from the coding sequence TTGAAAATTTTAGATATTTATAATATTTTAGATGAAATTTCTCCTTTTTCTTTACAAGAAAAATGGGATAACTCAGGTTTATTAGTTGGAAATTTTGAGGATAAAATAAAAAAAATATATGTAAGTATTGATTTGGATGAAGATTTTTTAAATGAAGTAGAAGAGAACTCTTTAATTATTACTCATCATCCATTGATTTTTGCACCTCTTAAAAAGATAAATTATGATAATTATTGTACAAAATTATTAAAAATCTTAATTCAAAAAAATATTGCATTAATTTCAATGCACACAAACATAGATAAAACACACTTAAATATGTATGTTGCAAAAGATATTTTAAAACTTGATATTATTGAAAAAGAGGATATAAATGATTTTATAATTTATGCAAATGTAAATAAAGATTTTGATGAGTTTGCAAAAGAGATTACTTCAAAATTAGGTATTGAATTTACAAATGTGGTAAAGTGTAATGAAAGAGTTGAGAAAGTAGGGATTGTTACTGGTGCAGGAATGTCTTTATTAAGTGAGGTGAAAGCTGATTGCTTTTTAACAGGTGATATAAAGTATCATGATGCAATGGATGCAAAAAGTAGAAATATATCACTAATAGATATAAGACATTATGAAAGCGAAAAGTACTTCAATGAGCTTTTAGTCGGTGTTTTAGAAAAAAATTTGAAAAAAAATGAATTAAAAGCTATAATATCAGCTTCGAAAAATCCATTTAAGTTTTGTATACAAGGAGAAACAGTTGAATAA
- a CDS encoding pseudouridine synthase family protein, translating to MYEKAYKLLAKQEKISNSKAKELIDRGLVRASGKKVVIARGEIKTDTKFVVKKLANIKVIFEDDDILAIDKPAYMTTDEVSNKYQDYFLLNRLDKETSGVMLFAKTEEFQTKAITEFKKNRVYKEYVAVVEGKVIEETTIDLPILTIKNRGVAKSKIDMTKGKPATTTIYPMLIEGNKSKIKVVIDTGRTHQIRVHLNHLGFPIIGDSVYGKTNPNVNRVLLHSKVTRIFDYEFESQEPREFKVFDFN from the coding sequence ATGTATGAAAAGGCGTATAAGCTTCTTGCAAAGCAAGAAAAAATCTCTAATTCAAAAGCAAAAGAGTTAATTGATAGAGGACTAGTAAGAGCATCTGGTAAAAAAGTTGTTATTGCAAGAGGAGAAATTAAAACTGATACAAAATTTGTTGTAAAAAAACTTGCTAATATAAAAGTTATATTTGAAGATGATGATATCTTAGCAATAGATAAACCTGCGTATATGACAACAGATGAAGTTTCAAATAAATACCAAGATTATTTTTTATTAAATAGACTTGATAAAGAGACAAGTGGGGTTATGCTATTTGCTAAAACTGAAGAGTTTCAAACAAAAGCTATTACTGAATTTAAAAAGAATAGGGTTTATAAAGAGTATGTTGCTGTTGTTGAGGGAAAAGTTATAGAAGAAACAACAATTGATTTACCTATTTTAACTATCAAAAATAGAGGTGTGGCTAAATCTAAAATAGATATGACAAAAGGTAAACCTGCAACAACAACTATATATCCTATGCTTATTGAGGGTAATAAATCAAAAATTAAAGTTGTAATTGATACTGGAAGAACACATCAAATTAGAGTACATTTAAATCATCTTGGTTTTCCTATTATAGGTGATAGTGTATATGGAAAAACTAATCCAAATGTAAATAGAGTTTTACTTCATTCAAAAGTTACAAGAATTTTTGATTATGAATTTGAATCACAAGAGCCAAGAGAATTTAAAGTGTTTGATTTTAATTAA
- the waaA gene encoding lipid IV(A) 3-deoxy-D-manno-octulosonic acid transferase, with amino-acid sequence MSLFYFIYYVLAVILYIIAIPILLLKLRNKKYQIAIPAKFFLRKNPKFENENKIWFHTCSMGETKAIRPLIDEFKDCNLSVITNTGYDEAISTSRSTRYLPYEIFLPFWINRQKALVVMEAELWYILFLFAKRKGAKTYLINARISDKSYNSYKKMSWFYKYIFKNIDKIYAQSEIDKKRLEELGGKNIEVIGNIKLAQLPKITKEYKKPNSTLITAGSSHEKEEELILKAYKKEHGKLVIVPRHPERFDKVYELIDTYSKKNNLSCHRFSQKENFDSDIILIDKMGELNNIYAISDVVILCGAFEKIGGHNPVEPAYFGCKLISGKHIFNQKSLFDCINNYYIIQNDELEKYLNDIKKLKKPVLAKAGSIKPILKELKNV; translated from the coding sequence TTGAGCCTCTTTTATTTTATTTATTATGTATTAGCAGTTATTTTATATATAATTGCTATTCCTATACTACTACTAAAACTAAGAAATAAAAAATATCAAATTGCAATTCCCGCGAAATTTTTTTTAAGAAAAAATCCAAAGTTTGAAAATGAAAATAAAATATGGTTTCATACATGTTCAATGGGTGAAACAAAAGCGATTAGACCTTTAATAGATGAGTTTAAAGATTGTAATTTATCAGTAATAACTAATACAGGTTATGATGAAGCAATTAGTACTAGTAGAAGTACAAGATATTTGCCATATGAAATATTTTTGCCATTTTGGATAAATAGACAAAAAGCACTCGTGGTTATGGAAGCAGAATTATGGTACATCTTATTTTTATTTGCTAAAAGAAAAGGTGCAAAAACATATTTGATTAATGCAAGAATTTCAGATAAGTCTTATAACTCATATAAAAAAATGAGTTGGTTTTATAAGTATATATTTAAAAATATTGATAAAATTTATGCTCAAAGTGAAATAGATAAAAAAAGATTAGAAGAACTTGGTGGAAAGAATATTGAAGTTATAGGAAATATTAAATTAGCACAATTACCAAAAATTACAAAAGAGTATAAAAAACCAAATTCTACTTTAATCACAGCAGGAAGTAGTCATGAAAAAGAAGAAGAACTAATTTTAAAAGCTTATAAAAAAGAGCATGGAAAATTAGTAATTGTTCCTAGACATCCTGAAAGATTTGATAAAGTATATGAATTAATTGACACATATAGTAAAAAAAATAATTTATCTTGCCATAGATTTTCACAAAAAGAAAATTTTGATTCTGATATAATTTTGATTGATAAAATGGGTGAGTTAAATAATATATACGCAATATCTGATGTTGTGATTTTATGTGGTGCTTTTGAAAAAATTGGAGGTCACAATCCTGTAGAACCTGCATATTTTGGATGTAAATTAATAAGTGGGAAACATATATTTAATCAAAAGTCATTATTTGATTGTATCAATAATTATTATATAATACAAAATGACGAACTTGAAAAATATTTAAATGATATTAAAAAATTAAAAAAACCAGTTTTAGCTAAAGCTGGTTCAATAAAGCCAATACTAAAGGAATTAAAAAATGTATGA
- a CDS encoding zinc ribbon domain-containing protein — MNKYLEDLVKLSKFDTQISMFEPQIENEKAKLATFVETAEAIKVSINNTYVLIDEVKSKRTKNNIHLAELKTKLDDIAKKHKEVQNEKELKALQLEEEIAKEQISFANEEIARLDEITEERESQLKEFQEKLAQEEESIKDIQIAVDNQIEDINKQRNVVYQQRSELLEKVDSKILTFYEKIRRWAKDTAVVPVKKQACYGCHMKINDKTYAEVVKSDEIINCPHCGRILYKEDETVEA; from the coding sequence TTGAATAAATATTTAGAGGATCTAGTTAAATTATCAAAATTTGATACACAAATTAGTATGTTTGAACCTCAAATCGAGAATGAAAAAGCAAAGTTAGCTACTTTTGTTGAAACAGCAGAGGCAATAAAAGTATCAATTAATAATACATATGTTCTAATAGATGAAGTAAAATCAAAAAGAACTAAAAATAATATTCATTTAGCAGAATTAAAAACTAAATTAGATGATATTGCAAAAAAGCATAAAGAAGTGCAAAATGAAAAAGAGCTAAAAGCTTTACAACTAGAAGAAGAGATTGCAAAAGAACAAATTTCATTTGCAAATGAAGAGATAGCTAGACTTGATGAGATTACAGAAGAAAGAGAATCACAATTAAAAGAGTTTCAAGAGAAATTAGCCCAAGAAGAAGAATCAATAAAAGATATTCAAATTGCAGTTGATAATCAAATTGAAGATATAAATAAACAAAGAAATGTTGTTTATCAACAAAGAAGTGAATTATTAGAAAAAGTTGATAGTAAAATTTTAACATTTTATGAAAAAATTAGAAGATGGGCAAAAGATACAGCTGTTGTACCTGTTAAAAAACAAGCTTGTTATGGATGCCATATGAAAATAAATGACAAAACTTATGCAGAGGTTGTTAAATCAGATGAGATTATAAATTGTCCTCACTGTGGAAGAATCCTTTATAAAGAAGATGAAACTGTAGAGGCTTAA
- the ffh gene encoding signal recognition particle protein: protein MFDSITGSLRNSINKIRHKDDAAALKKATTELKKSLLKSDVHHKTSKELITEVELETKKNGIGQDSFINALKKELNKILSTEGNQGFVFSSTPPTTILMTGLQGSGKTTTTGKLANYLKTRKKKVLVAACDLQRLAAVEQLKQIANQVEVDIYFDDNEKDPVVIAKAAQEKAKKELYDVLLVDTAGRLAIDEELMNQLFEVKNAINPDEIFYVADSLTGHDATKTAITFKEKIGIDGVVLSKYDGDTKGGVALSIAHQVGVPLRFIGVGEKMPDLEVFIPDRIVSRLLGLGDMEGLAEKTSAVIDEKKAKEVSKKIKKGEFNFNDFLEQLAMMSKLGSMKSIIGMIPGLSQMAGPIKDMDFENSDEIKRIKAMIGSMTPKEREQPSLINPSRKRRIAKGSGLNDVQVNKILKQFKSASKMAKKLSSKGGMKGLSSMLGQMQGPGGGMPKIPR, encoded by the coding sequence TTGTTTGATTCAATAACAGGCTCACTTAGAAATTCGATAAATAAGATAAGACATAAAGATGATGCAGCAGCTTTAAAAAAAGCTACTACAGAACTTAAGAAATCATTATTAAAATCTGATGTACATCATAAAACATCAAAAGAATTAATAACTGAAGTTGAATTAGAAACAAAGAAAAATGGAATTGGACAAGACTCTTTTATAAATGCACTAAAAAAAGAGTTAAATAAAATATTATCAACTGAAGGTAATCAAGGGTTTGTTTTTTCAAGCACACCTCCAACTACAATATTAATGACAGGACTTCAAGGTTCTGGTAAAACAACAACAACAGGTAAACTTGCAAACTATTTAAAAACTAGAAAGAAAAAAGTTTTAGTAGCAGCTTGTGACTTACAAAGATTAGCAGCAGTTGAACAATTAAAACAAATTGCCAATCAAGTTGAAGTAGATATCTATTTTGATGATAATGAAAAAGATCCTGTTGTAATTGCAAAAGCTGCACAAGAAAAAGCTAAAAAAGAATTATATGATGTTTTATTAGTTGATACAGCTGGTAGACTTGCAATTGATGAAGAGTTGATGAATCAACTTTTTGAGGTAAAAAATGCAATAAATCCTGATGAAATATTTTATGTTGCAGACTCTTTAACAGGTCATGATGCAACTAAAACAGCAATTACTTTTAAAGAAAAAATTGGAATAGATGGAGTTGTATTATCAAAATATGATGGTGATACAAAAGGTGGAGTTGCTCTATCTATCGCACATCAAGTTGGAGTTCCTTTAAGATTTATTGGTGTTGGTGAAAAGATGCCAGATTTAGAAGTATTTATTCCTGATAGAATTGTATCAAGACTTCTAGGGCTTGGAGATATGGAAGGTCTTGCAGAAAAAACTTCAGCTGTAATTGATGAGAAAAAAGCAAAAGAAGTAAGTAAAAAGATTAAAAAAGGTGAATTTAACTTTAATGACTTTTTAGAACAATTAGCAATGATGAGTAAATTAGGTTCTATGAAATCAATTATTGGAATGATTCCAGGACTTTCACAAATGGCTGGACCTATTAAAGATATGGATTTTGAGAATTCTGATGAAATTAAAAGAATAAAAGCTATGATTGGCTCTATGACTCCTAAAGAAAGAGAACAACCAAGTTTAATTAATCCAAGTAGAAAAAGAAGAATTGCAAAAGGTTCAGGATTAAATGATGTTCAAGTTAATAAAATTTTGAAGCAGTTTAAAAGTGCTTCAAAAATGGCAAAAAAACTTTCATCAAAAGGTGGTATGAAAGGTTTAAGCAGTATGTTAGGTCAAATGCAAGGACCTGGTGGTGGAATGCCAAAAATACCTAGATAA
- a CDS encoding cache domain-containing protein: protein MLGNLTIKSKLLMLAFLTIVGIALIVSIESIYSIKEFSKKNVEKYKKEAYEKKEEELKNYVSLAMKTVNAYHKRTSIDKIKLEVQEYLKEQSGFIFSILDAEYNKLKGKVPNSELKKRLREIISETRYGKTGYFWVNDTDAVIVMHPTKPHLDGKDLSEFKDEGGKKIFSVFAEVGKTKGSGFVDYSWPKPGFDKPQLKVSFVKLFKPFNWVIGTGSYVADVTKNIQEEALETISNMRYGTNGYFWINDTKPKMIMHPIKPSLNNKNVANVQDKKGKYLFKEFVTVTNNNENGALVKYMWPKPNFEEPQEKFSYVQKFGPWNWIIGTGAYIDDIKAEIASMEETTNEEIATIVKFLVISTLIAVILIYILYTFLIKRAIINPLSQLDFAIANLGSDSNTNNFIEKNSNDEIGKVIDSFNAYINKLKDGFKQDAKVIEEVEDVITKVNNGFYVYKVHSDSPNPQIQKLKLSINSMIDKTNEKLEEINNILVEYGNSNFDYKTSKNEHHNANGIVGSISTSTSFIGNTVSEFLAMITTSGRKLNSDTEVLSTEVSKLAKSANEQAASLEETAAAVEEITSIIKSSATKVNKMSVLANDLNGSAKEGENYANMTTKAMDDIDKQVKSINEAISVIDQIAFQTNILSLNAAVEAATAGEAGKGFAVVAQEVRNLASRSAQAAKEIKDIVEHATQKANEGKTISDKMIGGYTDLTSKINETITLIEDVSSASKEQESGIVQINDAINSLDRATQVNASSASEISGLSDGVTKLSADLNAISQRANFDKTKEKQICDIDLVFKISKIKNDHILFKDTNFAKVGQKDVKTWSVTKHTDCNFGKWMAQEESKGTEFTKSSNWAKLKEYHECVHQRVQDYVNENANKAENEVLSRISKEVDDCTFKLFECLDIIKIEYCTTYVEKKVEKSTPTLSNTNNSSKQIDKNQSLKTKSFEKPEKKAEVKKETQKPKEFTSNASDDEWESF from the coding sequence ATGCTAGGTAACCTTACTATAAAATCTAAGCTACTTATGTTAGCTTTTTTAACAATTGTTGGGATTGCTTTGATTGTATCTATTGAGTCAATATATTCAATTAAAGAGTTTTCAAAAAAGAATGTTGAAAAATATAAAAAAGAAGCTTATGAAAAGAAAGAGGAAGAACTCAAAAACTATGTATCATTAGCTATGAAAACAGTTAATGCTTATCATAAAAGAACATCAATAGATAAAATAAAGCTAGAAGTACAAGAGTATTTAAAAGAGCAATCTGGATTTATTTTTTCAATTTTGGATGCTGAGTATAATAAACTAAAAGGAAAAGTACCAAATAGTGAGTTAAAGAAAAGATTAAGAGAGATAATTTCTGAAACAAGATATGGTAAAACAGGTTATTTTTGGGTTAATGATACAGATGCAGTTATTGTAATGCACCCTACAAAACCACACCTTGATGGAAAAGATTTGTCTGAGTTTAAAGATGAAGGTGGGAAAAAAATATTTTCAGTATTTGCTGAAGTTGGAAAAACAAAAGGTTCTGGATTTGTAGATTATTCATGGCCAAAACCAGGTTTTGATAAGCCTCAATTAAAGGTATCTTTTGTAAAACTTTTTAAACCATTTAATTGGGTTATTGGAACAGGCTCTTATGTTGCTGATGTAACTAAAAATATTCAAGAAGAAGCTTTAGAAACTATTTCTAATATGAGATATGGTACTAACGGATATTTTTGGATTAATGATACAAAACCTAAAATGATAATGCATCCTATTAAACCATCACTAAATAATAAGAATGTAGCAAATGTTCAAGATAAAAAAGGAAAGTACTTATTTAAAGAGTTTGTTACAGTTACTAATAATAATGAAAATGGTGCATTAGTTAAGTATATGTGGCCAAAACCAAATTTTGAAGAACCTCAAGAGAAATTTTCATATGTTCAAAAATTTGGACCATGGAATTGGATTATTGGAACAGGTGCGTATATTGATGATATAAAAGCAGAAATTGCAAGTATGGAAGAAACCACAAATGAAGAGATAGCTACTATTGTTAAGTTTCTTGTAATTTCTACATTAATTGCAGTAATACTTATATATATATTATATACATTCTTAATCAAAAGAGCCATCATTAATCCATTGAGTCAATTGGATTTTGCTATTGCTAATTTAGGTTCAGATTCTAATACAAATAATTTTATAGAGAAAAATTCAAATGATGAAATTGGGAAAGTTATTGATAGTTTCAATGCTTACATCAATAAACTAAAAGATGGATTTAAACAAGATGCAAAAGTAATTGAAGAAGTTGAAGACGTAATTACTAAAGTAAATAATGGATTCTATGTTTATAAGGTTCATAGTGACTCTCCAAATCCACAAATTCAAAAGTTAAAATTATCTATTAATTCAATGATTGATAAAACAAATGAAAAACTTGAAGAGATTAATAATATTTTAGTTGAATATGGTAATTCAAATTTTGATTATAAAACAAGTAAAAATGAGCACCATAATGCAAATGGAATTGTAGGTTCTATTTCTACTAGTACATCATTTATTGGAAATACTGTTTCTGAATTTTTAGCTATGATTACAACAAGTGGTAGAAAACTTAATTCTGATACAGAAGTTTTATCAACTGAAGTATCAAAACTTGCAAAATCAGCAAATGAACAAGCTGCAAGTTTAGAAGAGACAGCTGCTGCTGTTGAGGAAATTACTTCTATTATTAAATCAAGTGCAACAAAAGTGAACAAAATGTCAGTTCTTGCAAATGATTTAAATGGCTCAGCTAAAGAGGGTGAAAATTATGCAAATATGACAACAAAAGCAATGGATGATATTGATAAACAAGTAAAATCAATAAATGAAGCCATAAGTGTAATTGATCAAATAGCATTTCAAACAAATATACTTTCATTAAATGCAGCAGTAGAAGCTGCAACTGCTGGGGAAGCTGGAAAAGGCTTTGCCGTTGTTGCCCAAGAAGTAAGAAATCTAGCAAGTAGAAGTGCACAAGCTGCAAAAGAGATTAAAGATATTGTTGAACATGCAACACAAAAAGCAAATGAAGGTAAAACTATTTCAGATAAGATGATTGGTGGTTATACTGATTTGACTTCAAAAATCAATGAAACAATTACTTTAATTGAAGATGTTTCAAGTGCTAGTAAAGAACAAGAATCAGGAATTGTACAAATTAATGATGCAATTAACTCATTAGATAGAGCAACACAAGTTAATGCAAGTTCAGCAAGTGAGATAAGTGGACTATCTGATGGAGTTACAAAACTTTCAGCAGACTTAAATGCTATTTCGCAAAGAGCAAATTTTGATAAAACAAAAGAGAAACAAATTTGTGATATTGATTTAGTATTTAAAATTTCTAAAATAAAAAATGATCATATTTTATTTAAAGATACGAATTTTGCAAAAGTTGGACAAAAAGATGTAAAAACTTGGAGTGTTACTAAACATACAGATTGTAACTTTGGTAAGTGGATGGCACAAGAAGAGTCAAAAGGTACTGAATTTACAAAAAGTTCAAATTGGGCAAAACTAAAAGAGTATCATGAGTGTGTACATCAAAGAGTACAAGATTATGTAAATGAAAATGCAAATAAAGCTGAAAATGAAGTTTTATCAAGAATTTCAAAAGAAGTAGATGATTGTACATTTAAATTATTTGAGTGTTTAGATATTATTAAAATTGAGTATTGTACTACTTATGTTGAAAAAAAGGTTGAAAAAAGTACTCCTACATTAAGTAATACTAATAATAGTTCAAAACAAATAGATAAAAATCAAAGCTTAAAAACTAAAAGTTTTGAAAAACCTGAGAAAAAAGCAGAAGTAAAAAAAGAAACACAAAAGCCTAAAGAGTTTACTTCAAATGCTAGTGATGATGAGTGGGAAAGCTTTTAA
- a CDS encoding AIR carboxylase family protein, with product MKFVSIIIGSNSDFDVMKKCTETFEKFNVNYELTVLSLYDSIEKIKDYIKCAEEKGAVSFIVASSINGCLASSVASGTTKPIIAVPIKDKNFDGSTAILSTINKPLAMPVATVALDEEGAINSAYLAVQILALNDNELAVKLKEDRIVMLNKVQTAAKNIEVLL from the coding sequence ATGAAATTTGTTTCTATTATAATTGGAAGTAACTCAGATTTTGATGTTATGAAAAAATGTACCGAGACTTTTGAAAAGTTTAATGTAAATTATGAACTAACTGTATTGTCACTTTATGATTCAATAGAAAAAATAAAAGATTATATTAAATGTGCTGAAGAAAAAGGTGCTGTTTCATTTATTGTTGCTTCAAGCATCAATGGATGTTTGGCAAGTAGTGTAGCTTCTGGTACAACAAAACCGATAATTGCAGTACCAATAAAAGATAAAAATTTTGATGGTTCAACAGCTATTCTTTCTACAATAAATAAACCTTTAGCTATGCCAGTTGCAACTGTTGCATTGGATGAAGAAGGTGCTATAAACTCAGCTTATCTAGCTGTACAAATTTTAGCATTAAATGATAATGAGTTAGCAGTTAAACTTAAAGAAGATAGAATCGTAATGTTAAATAAAGTACAAACAGCTGCAAAAAATATAGAAGTACTTTTATAA
- a CDS encoding peptidase U32 family protein, protein MKKNNVELLSPAGNLEKLKIAIAYGADAVYGGVSHFSLRIRAGKEFTFESFKEGIDYAHARGKKVYATINGFPFNSQIELLKKHIIKMAELEPDAFIVAAPGVVKLCRDIAPQIPIHLSTQANVLNYLDAQVFWDMGVKRIIAAREISLKDVKEIKKHLPDMEIEIFVHGSMCFAYSGRCLVSAVQMGRVPNRGSCANDCRFEYTLYAANEDHSSLFRLEEEPGVGTYIFNSKDMNLASHMQEILDSNAVDSVKIEGRTKSPYYAAVTSYAYREAIDDYFEDKFDAKKYQEELYTTKNRGFTDAYLIHRPFDKSDTQNHEYALSKGSYEVSGLVTEDEEYFMCKYKTYPGDEIEIFAPIDAQITECENEIGKIYKKEDGKYYINFKKILTDTNKELDSVHSGNTNKIKLPSKLPYLTMLRIKNEDEASCNY, encoded by the coding sequence ATGAAGAAAAATAACGTAGAATTATTATCACCAGCTGGAAATTTAGAAAAATTAAAAATAGCTATTGCATATGGTGCTGATGCTGTTTATGGTGGGGTTAGTCATTTTAGTTTAAGAATTAGAGCAGGAAAAGAGTTTACTTTTGAAAGTTTTAAAGAAGGTATAGATTATGCTCATGCAAGGGGTAAAAAAGTTTATGCAACTATTAATGGTTTTCCTTTTAACTCTCAAATTGAGTTATTAAAAAAGCATATTATTAAAATGGCTGAATTAGAACCTGATGCTTTTATTGTAGCTGCACCTGGTGTGGTAAAACTTTGTAGGGATATAGCTCCTCAAATACCAATTCATTTGTCAACACAAGCAAATGTATTAAACTATCTTGATGCACAAGTTTTTTGGGATATGGGTGTAAAAAGAATTATTGCAGCAAGAGAGATTTCATTGAAAGATGTAAAAGAAATAAAAAAACATCTTCCTGATATGGAAATAGAGATTTTTGTACATGGTTCAATGTGTTTTGCATATAGTGGCAGATGCCTAGTAAGTGCAGTTCAAATGGGAAGAGTACCAAATAGAGGAAGTTGTGCAAATGATTGTAGATTTGAGTATACACTTTATGCTGCAAATGAGGATCATAGCTCGTTATTTAGACTTGAAGAAGAACCAGGTGTGGGAACATATATATTTAATTCAAAAGATATGAATTTAGCTTCTCATATGCAAGAGATTCTTGATTCAAATGCAGTTGATTCAGTTAAGATTGAAGGAAGAACAAAATCACCTTATTATGCTGCTGTTACTTCTTATGCTTATAGAGAAGCAATTGATGATTATTTTGAAGATAAATTTGATGCAAAAAAATATCAAGAGGAACTTTACACTACTAAAAACAGAGGTTTTACAGATGCATATTTGATTCATAGACCATTTGATAAAAGTGATACACAAAATCATGAATATGCACTAAGTAAAGGAAGTTATGAGGTAAGTGGTTTAGTTACTGAAGATGAAGAGTATTTTATGTGTAAATATAAAACTTATCCAGGTGATGAGATTGAAATTTTTGCTCCAATTGATGCACAAATCACTGAATGTGAGAATGAAATAGGTAAAATCTATAAAAAAGAAGATGGAAAGTATTATATAAATTTTAAAAAGATTTTAACTGATACAAATAAAGAGTTAGACTCAGTTCATAGTGGAAATACGAATAAAATCAAACTTCCTTCTAAATTACCATATTTAACTATGCTTAGAATTAAAAATGAAGATGAGGCAAGTTGTAATTATTAA